The region GGGGACCCACCACGCACCATTGGGGTGAATCGGGACAGACGCCGGAAAGCGTCCGACCCGTAGGGCTACCTTCCCAGCCCGAACCCGTCAGCTAACCCGGTCGGCGGTTCACGGAAGGAGTCGCCTTCGTGGCGTCGCACCGCAAGCCGCGTCCGCGGATACTCGCCTCGACCGCCCCCCGTGCGGCGGTCGGCGTCACCGCGGCGGCCATCGCCTCGGTCACCCTGCTCAGCGAAAGCGCGAGCGCGGCTCCCGCGAAGCCCAAGCCCTCGATCACCGAGGTCAAGGCGCAGATCGACACCCTGAACCAGCAGGCCGAGGTCGCCACGCAGAATTACGACCAGGCCAAGGAAAAGACCGAGACCCAGCGCGACAAGACCAACCAACTGCTCGCGCAGGTCGCCCAGAAGACCCAGCAGATGAACGAGTCGCGCCGGGTTCTGGGCCAGTTCGCCAGCGAGCAGTACCGCGACGGCGGTATCGACCAGACCGTGCAGCTGCTGCTCGCCGCCGACCCCGAGCAGTTCCTGAACCAGTCGCACATGGTCAGCCAGCTGTCCGCGACCCAGGCCGACGCGCTCAAGAACTTCCAGATCCAGCAGGAGCAGGCCTCGATCCAGCGGGCGCAGGCCACCGCGAGCCTGACCCAGCTCACCACCGCGCAAAAGCAGCTGGCCACCCAGAAGAACACGGTGCAGACCAAGCTCGCCGCCGCTCAGAAGCTGCTGAACAGCCT is a window of Streptomyces sp. NBC_01477 DNA encoding:
- a CDS encoding C40 family peptidase — its product is MASHRKPRPRILASTAPRAAVGVTAAAIASVTLLSESASAAPAKPKPSITEVKAQIDTLNQQAEVATQNYDQAKEKTETQRDKTNQLLAQVAQKTQQMNESRRVLGQFASEQYRDGGIDQTVQLLLAADPEQFLNQSHMVSQLSATQADALKNFQIQQEQASIQRAQATASLTQLTTAQKQLATQKNTVQTKLAAAQKLLNSLTAEQRAKVATIHKGSTSTTSYTYSGPASGRAAAAISFALAQRGKPYVYGATGPGSYDCSGLTGAAYRAAGVTLGRTTYDQAKQGVAVSKADLRPGDLVFFYSGLSHVGIYLGNGQIVHAPHTGAFVEVAPLSWMPFATARRVA